The following proteins are encoded in a genomic region of Enterocloster clostridioformis:
- a CDS encoding ABC transporter substrate-binding protein, with product MKKRLISLMMAAVMAGSLAGCGGGAGADTTAPGTASGAESGTTEGTQTGTQAQDAPGQSTIKWAMWDKDLTAYYKPLIEAFESGNPDIKVEMVDLGSSDYNTVLTTQLTGSGSGFDVVSIKDTPGYTTLVNKGILEPLDSYIEKDGVDLSGYKGLTDQIAVDGKLYELPFKSDFWVIYYNKDIFDKAGVEYPTNDMTFEQYDELAGRIANTEPGQEVYGSHYHIWRSTVQMFAMLDGKHTILDGKYDFLKPYYETILKEQEDGICQDYATLKTSNLHYSGAFSQGNIGMMNMGTWFISTLIEKVGSGEYADCANWAIVKYPHAEGVEPGSTAAQITSLAIPASAPNKDAAWKFMRFVCGGEGAKVLASTGNFPAIMTDGIVSTVASTSGFPTDDASREALQTANLYLEMPVNAKSSEVEIVLNEAHDNIMTGNMTVDEGIADMEQKVAAVLGQ from the coding sequence ATGAAGAAACGTTTAATCAGTCTTATGATGGCAGCAGTCATGGCAGGTTCCCTGGCAGGCTGCGGAGGGGGAGCGGGAGCAGATACAACGGCCCCGGGCACAGCCTCAGGCGCTGAGTCAGGAACCACGGAAGGTACACAGACAGGTACACAGGCGCAGGATGCCCCGGGACAGTCCACCATCAAATGGGCTATGTGGGACAAGGACCTGACCGCTTACTATAAACCGCTGATTGAGGCATTTGAAAGCGGCAACCCGGACATTAAGGTGGAAATGGTGGACCTGGGAAGTTCTGATTACAACACGGTCCTGACCACGCAGCTTACGGGCAGCGGATCCGGCTTTGACGTGGTGTCCATTAAGGATACACCCGGATATACCACATTGGTGAACAAGGGAATTCTGGAACCGCTTGATTCCTATATCGAGAAGGACGGAGTGGACTTAAGCGGATATAAAGGCTTAACCGATCAGATTGCGGTGGACGGTAAATTGTATGAGCTGCCCTTCAAGAGCGATTTCTGGGTAATTTATTATAATAAGGATATATTTGACAAGGCCGGAGTGGAATATCCCACAAATGACATGACCTTTGAGCAGTACGATGAGCTGGCCGGAAGGATTGCCAACACGGAACCGGGACAGGAGGTCTATGGTTCCCACTACCATATATGGAGAAGTACGGTCCAGATGTTTGCGATGCTGGATGGAAAGCACACCATCCTGGATGGGAAATATGATTTCCTGAAACCGTATTATGAAACCATATTAAAGGAGCAGGAGGACGGAATCTGCCAGGATTACGCAACCTTAAAGACATCCAATCTCCATTACTCAGGCGCGTTTTCACAGGGAAACATCGGAATGATGAACATGGGCACATGGTTCATTTCCACCCTGATTGAAAAGGTGGGAAGCGGGGAGTACGCGGACTGCGCAAATTGGGCTATTGTGAAGTACCCTCATGCTGAGGGCGTGGAGCCGGGTTCCACCGCGGCCCAGATTACATCCCTGGCCATCCCTGCCAGCGCTCCCAACAAGGATGCGGCATGGAAGTTCATGCGGTTCGTATGCGGTGGAGAGGGGGCAAAGGTCCTGGCGTCCACAGGCAATTTCCCTGCCATCATGACGGATGGCATTGTAAGTACCGTGGCATCTACCAGCGGATTCCCCACAGATGATGCCAGCAGGGAAGCGCTTCAGACTGCCAATCTCTATCTGGAGATGCCTGTCAATGCCAAGAGTTCTGAGGTGGAAATCGTGCTGAATGAGGCTCATGACAACATCATGACCGGCAACATGACCGTAGACGAAGGTATTGCAGACATGGAACAGAAGGTGGCGGCTGTACTGGGACAGTAG
- a CDS encoding carbohydrate ABC transporter permease codes for MAKVTTTDPAEAERKLAVLRPQLEELELKVQQAKDPKQKKKLIKKIEKTEDKIRQAKTGERFSRQTKRDFVAYSFIAPNFLGFAVFTLGPVIFAFVLAFLQWDGNSPIQFAGLDNFAKMIGNTRFLASLRNTIIYCVATVPLTLAVALGLAVVLNQKIRGRNFLRTVSFFPYVASLVAVAAVWNMLFSPAKSGPVNMILYNLGVAAKSLPKWSAGKDWVMFTVITFSVWKNMGYYMVIYLAGLQGINAELYEACSLDGANVWQRFCYITWPQLRPTTFFVTIILTINCFKVYDIVYMLAGGNTGVLNESAIVLVYHIYEEAFRNWNLGYASAVAMVLFLIVLAITLVQFCGEKKYAN; via the coding sequence ATGGCCAAGGTAACAACAACCGACCCGGCAGAGGCCGAAAGGAAACTGGCTGTCCTGAGGCCGCAGCTGGAAGAACTGGAGCTTAAGGTACAGCAGGCAAAGGATCCGAAGCAGAAGAAAAAGCTGATTAAAAAAATAGAAAAGACAGAGGATAAAATCAGGCAGGCCAAGACAGGAGAGCGGTTCAGCCGTCAGACCAAGAGGGATTTTGTGGCCTATTCCTTCATAGCGCCTAATTTCTTAGGATTTGCGGTATTTACCCTGGGACCTGTTATATTTGCCTTTGTTCTGGCTTTTCTGCAGTGGGACGGGAACAGTCCCATCCAGTTTGCGGGACTTGATAATTTCGCCAAGATGATTGGAAATACGCGTTTTCTGGCATCCCTTAGAAATACAATCATCTATTGCGTGGCCACGGTTCCCCTGACCCTGGCCGTCGCCCTGGGGCTGGCCGTGGTCCTGAACCAGAAAATAAGGGGAAGGAATTTCTTGCGCACCGTGAGCTTCTTCCCTTACGTGGCGTCGCTGGTTGCGGTGGCAGCTGTCTGGAACATGCTGTTTTCCCCGGCAAAAAGCGGCCCTGTGAACATGATTTTATACAACCTGGGTGTTGCCGCCAAATCCCTCCCCAAATGGTCGGCGGGCAAGGACTGGGTCATGTTTACGGTCATCACCTTTTCAGTGTGGAAGAACATGGGCTACTATATGGTCATTTATCTGGCCGGGCTTCAGGGCATCAACGCAGAGCTCTATGAGGCATGCAGCCTGGACGGAGCCAATGTATGGCAGAGGTTTTGCTACATAACCTGGCCGCAGCTTCGGCCCACCACATTTTTCGTGACCATCATACTGACCATCAACTGCTTCAAGGTGTATGACATTGTGTATATGCTGGCAGGAGGCAACACCGGCGTGCTGAACGAATCCGCCATTGTCCTGGTGTACCATATCTACGAAGAGGCGTTCCGCAACTGGAATCTGGGATATGCCAGCGCGGTTGCCATGGTGCTGTTCCTCATCGTTCTGGCCATCACCCTGGTCCAGTTTTGCGGCGAGAAAAAATATGCGAATTAG
- a CDS encoding carbohydrate ABC transporter permease, whose translation MKVQNTKSKIFKVVLYIVLTAMALIMLVPFVWMLSASFKLDKDVFIFPIQWIPTNPRWQNYLDIWTRIPLGKFVLNTVKLTLIVTFLQLLTSSFAAYAFAKLSFKGKELLFMAYIATIAVPWQVYMVPQFMMMRSMGLADTHLSIIFLQAFSAFGVFMMKQFYEGIPTELCEAARIDGMSEYRIWSKIMLPLSKPALSTLTIFTFVNTWNDFLGPLIYLTTESKKTLQLGLRMFISQFGSEYGLIMAASVLSLIPVLIVFLSLQKYFVEGVAATGVKG comes from the coding sequence ATGAAAGTTCAGAATACAAAATCAAAGATATTTAAGGTGGTTCTCTACATCGTGCTGACAGCCATGGCCCTTATCATGCTGGTGCCCTTTGTGTGGATGCTTTCAGCTTCCTTTAAACTGGATAAGGACGTATTCATCTTTCCCATCCAGTGGATTCCCACCAACCCCAGATGGCAGAATTATCTGGATATCTGGACCAGGATACCTCTGGGGAAATTTGTGCTTAACACTGTGAAGCTGACTTTGATTGTCACCTTCTTACAGCTTCTTACCAGCAGCTTTGCCGCGTATGCCTTTGCCAAGCTGAGCTTTAAGGGAAAGGAACTGCTGTTTATGGCCTACATTGCCACCATCGCGGTGCCGTGGCAGGTATATATGGTTCCCCAGTTCATGATGATGCGTTCCATGGGACTGGCAGATACCCATTTGTCCATCATTTTTCTGCAGGCGTTTTCGGCTTTTGGCGTGTTCATGATGAAGCAGTTTTATGAGGGAATCCCCACGGAACTGTGTGAGGCGGCCAGAATCGACGGTATGAGCGAATACCGCATCTGGAGCAAAATTATGCTGCCGTTGTCGAAACCGGCCCTTTCCACGCTCACCATATTTACCTTTGTAAATACATGGAATGATTTCCTTGGACCGCTCATTTACCTGACAACGGAGTCAAAAAAGACATTGCAGCTGGGACTGCGCATGTTCATCAGCCAGTTTGGTTCTGAGTACGGATTAATCATGGCCGCATCTGTCCTGAGCCTGATTCCTGTGCTGATTGTGTTCCTTTCACTTCAGAAGTATTTTGTGGAAGGCGTGGCAGCCACCGGCGTGAAGGGGTAG
- a CDS encoding glycoside hydrolase family 88 protein produces the protein MKKWIDMDKLADMPEITEGEAREALEAATGQVLRVLPRFTSRFPRAYSENGFYPPADNVDWTPGFWTGEIWLAYEYTRDSRLRAAGDIQMESFLKRINERTDVETHDLGFMYSPSCVAGYKLTGSGVGREAAVKAADQLTTRFHERGQFIQAWGPLNAPDNYRLIIDCLLNLPLLYWASQETGKSVYRDIAQAHIRTALANVIRPDFSTWHTFFFNRETGEPDHGATCQGYRDGSAWARGQAWGIYGTAIGYRCTMEPSYVNLFKGVTDYFFRRLPKDLVPFWDLEFGDGDEEPRDSSAASIAACGLLEMARYMEPGEGAGYTGMARRLMKSLADNYAVKDYSKSNGLVLHSTYSNHSPYNTCNHYGVDECNLWGDYFYMEALTRICRDWNPYW, from the coding sequence ATGAAAAAATGGATTGATATGGACAAATTGGCTGATATGCCGGAGATAACGGAAGGAGAGGCCAGGGAGGCGCTCGAAGCGGCAACCGGGCAGGTGCTTCGGGTATTGCCCCGGTTTACAAGCCGGTTCCCCCGGGCCTACAGCGAGAACGGATTTTATCCGCCCGCGGACAATGTGGACTGGACGCCCGGATTCTGGACCGGCGAGATATGGCTGGCATACGAATACACCAGGGACAGCCGCCTGCGCGCTGCCGGTGATATTCAGATGGAAAGCTTTCTGAAGCGAATCAATGAAAGGACGGATGTGGAGACGCATGATCTGGGCTTCATGTACTCGCCCTCCTGCGTGGCCGGTTATAAACTGACAGGCAGCGGCGTGGGAAGGGAGGCTGCCGTCAAGGCGGCTGACCAGCTGACCACACGGTTCCATGAACGGGGGCAGTTCATCCAGGCCTGGGGTCCTTTAAATGCCCCGGACAATTACAGGCTGATAATTGACTGTCTTTTGAACCTGCCCCTTCTTTACTGGGCATCTCAGGAGACAGGGAAGTCCGTATACAGGGATATAGCCCAGGCCCATATCCGCACGGCCCTGGCCAATGTAATCCGCCCGGATTTTTCCACCTGGCACACCTTCTTCTTTAACAGGGAAACAGGGGAGCCGGACCATGGCGCCACCTGCCAGGGCTACAGGGACGGCTCTGCCTGGGCCAGAGGCCAGGCCTGGGGTATCTACGGTACGGCCATTGGATACAGGTGTACCATGGAACCGTCTTACGTCAATCTGTTCAAAGGCGTGACAGATTATTTTTTCAGGCGCCTTCCAAAGGACCTGGTACCGTTCTGGGATTTGGAATTTGGGGATGGGGATGAGGAGCCAAGGGATTCCTCGGCCGCCTCCATTGCGGCCTGCGGTCTCCTGGAGATGGCGCGTTACATGGAGCCGGGCGAGGGGGCCGGATACACCGGTATGGCAAGAAGGCTGATGAAATCCCTGGCCGACAATTATGCCGTGAAGGATTACAGCAAGTCCAACGGCCTTGTGCTCCACAGCACCTACTCCAATCATTCGCCCTACAATACCTGCAATCACTATGGGGTAGATGAGTGCAATCTGTGGGGGGATTATTTCTACATGGAGGCCCTGACCAGGATATGCAGGGACTGGAATCCCTACTGGTAA
- a CDS encoding alginate lyase family protein — MTQIEMAQIGMTQMTKQIFFDRKQGTMFMDDPAAIADYCMREWPGECSHILRVADQVCRSSFLFDLKQDLERTWEPVEFPEGRIDWGYMPGDDKEFIFQFNRHRFFICLGQAYQMTGDEKYAGTFVNLLMDWIGTQTLTPETENTTWRILEAGFRGEFWVKAIWYFKDSQALTDQVMDAFYKCLIQHAEYIIRMHSPYRYISNWGVIENHGLFEIGVAMPDDALRKRYVDTALSHLEMEARIQIMGDGVQWEQSPSYHNEVLHCYEDVLVLAQRNHIHVPESIRSAVRKMAYANLAWKKPDHRQFLMGDSDDGDIRDTISAAAWLFHDPVLKFGASPCLEYDMAWDLGIRAAKEYRDMETAMPEFQSAALEDSGNYYLRDGWGEEGNLLHFHCGTMGAGHGHSDQLHVDLVIGGEDVLTDAGRFTYVPGPDRFAFKDPTAHNTITVDNRFFTVCRDSWECSKLCAPVKRQHRFTEQYELVQGAHLGYMDREDAVAVNRRIIHIKPDIYIVTDELYTGGSHEYRQYWHFSEKGRVTLRAADKRGQGRTAADTAQTGAGTGPSLEAEFWTSHTRALFSFLGSGLEAEKGASRIARDYNRAVDRDCITVKADRKGFSSLLTVIQGGPGDGYRPCEVEKVPVKSALKGITYPDSMAEAVRLKGNGRDYVAVICHQEVNSPTDMVEAEGCMGFGTIIVFDRTRETLAGTVLDY; from the coding sequence ATGACTCAGATTGAAATGGCTCAGATTGGAATGACACAGATGACGAAACAGATATTTTTTGACAGAAAACAGGGGACCATGTTCATGGATGACCCGGCTGCCATAGCGGATTACTGCATGAGGGAATGGCCCGGAGAATGCAGCCACATCCTCAGGGTGGCAGACCAGGTGTGCCGGAGCTCTTTTCTCTTTGACTTAAAACAGGACCTGGAGAGGACCTGGGAGCCGGTGGAATTTCCGGAGGGAAGGATTGACTGGGGGTATATGCCAGGGGATGACAAGGAATTCATTTTCCAGTTTAACCGTCACAGGTTCTTTATCTGCTTAGGTCAGGCTTACCAGATGACCGGGGACGAGAAGTACGCCGGAACGTTTGTGAACCTGCTTATGGACTGGATCGGCACACAGACGCTGACGCCGGAGACGGAAAATACCACATGGAGAATCCTGGAGGCTGGTTTCAGAGGGGAGTTCTGGGTCAAGGCCATCTGGTATTTTAAGGACAGCCAGGCGCTGACAGACCAGGTAATGGACGCGTTTTATAAGTGCCTGATTCAGCATGCCGAGTACATTATCCGCATGCATTCCCCATACCGCTACATAAGCAACTGGGGTGTCATTGAAAACCATGGTCTCTTTGAAATAGGCGTTGCCATGCCGGATGACGCACTGAGGAAACGGTATGTGGACACTGCCCTTTCCCATCTGGAGATGGAGGCAAGAATTCAGATTATGGGGGACGGGGTACAGTGGGAACAGTCGCCCTCTTACCACAATGAGGTGCTGCACTGCTACGAGGATGTGCTGGTTCTGGCTCAGAGAAACCATATCCATGTGCCGGAGTCCATCCGGTCCGCTGTCAGGAAAATGGCCTATGCCAATCTTGCCTGGAAAAAACCGGACCACAGGCAGTTCCTGATGGGCGACAGCGATGATGGGGATATACGGGACACCATTTCAGCGGCAGCATGGCTGTTTCACGACCCGGTACTGAAATTTGGCGCATCGCCCTGCCTGGAGTATGACATGGCATGGGATCTGGGAATCCGGGCGGCAAAGGAATACCGGGACATGGAAACCGCCATGCCAGAGTTTCAGTCAGCCGCCCTGGAGGACAGCGGAAATTACTACCTCAGGGACGGATGGGGAGAGGAGGGAAACCTGCTTCACTTCCACTGCGGGACCATGGGGGCAGGACACGGACATTCAGACCAGCTCCATGTGGACCTGGTTATAGGCGGGGAGGATGTGCTGACAGACGCAGGCCGGTTTACCTATGTGCCGGGACCGGACCGCTTCGCCTTTAAGGACCCTACGGCCCACAATACCATCACTGTGGACAACCGGTTTTTTACCGTGTGCAGGGATTCCTGGGAGTGCTCCAAGCTCTGCGCTCCCGTGAAGCGGCAGCACCGATTTACGGAACAATACGAGCTGGTACAGGGCGCTCACCTGGGATACATGGACAGGGAAGACGCAGTGGCGGTAAACCGCAGGATTATCCATATCAAACCTGATATCTATATTGTGACGGATGAGCTGTACACAGGGGGAAGCCACGAATACAGACAGTACTGGCATTTCAGTGAAAAAGGCCGGGTTACGCTGCGGGCAGCGGATAAACGCGGGCAGGGCCGGACTGCTGCGGACACGGCGCAAACAGGAGCAGGAACAGGGCCGTCTCTGGAAGCAGAGTTTTGGACCAGTCATACCCGTGCGCTGTTTTCCTTTCTGGGAAGCGGGCTGGAGGCAGAAAAAGGCGCCAGCCGTATTGCCAGGGATTATAACAGGGCCGTGGACAGGGACTGTATCACGGTGAAGGCGGACAGGAAGGGATTTTCCTCCCTTCTGACGGTCATCCAGGGCGGTCCCGGGGATGGCTACAGGCCCTGCGAGGTGGAAAAGGTGCCTGTAAAGTCTGCTCTTAAGGGGATCACATATCCGGATTCCATGGCGGAAGCAGTGAGACTGAAAGGCAATGGACGGGATTATGTGGCTGTAATCTGCCACCAGGAGGTGAATTCCCCTACGGATATGGTGGAGGCAGAGGGCTGTATGGGATTTGGAACCATAATCGTATTTGACCGGACCAGGGAAACATTGGCCGGAACAGTCCTGGATTATTAG
- the uidA gene encoding beta-glucuronidase, with the protein MLSVRQNESRMAVELGGIWNFKLDQETSAARAPMPGLLRDGEPVAVPASYNDQKDVMEYRDHYGWAYYQRTLTVPILLKGQRLWLRFGAVAHSAMVWLGDTLLCTHKGGFLPFEAEITDLAEPGSSLLLTVAVDNRLDHSTLPAGNDPTETAFFGSDNAGIPSVEQAKREQKLQNRPNFDFFNYAGIFRPVYLYTTPRQFIKDITLVPDLEGNVEYEIETEGQGDVEVQVLDREGNVAARSRGSKGTMTIREPRLWEPWPGTPYLYTARVTLTGEDGADMYEQPFGLRTAEVKGKQFLLNGKPFYFKGFGKHEDSFFRGRGLDLCLNVKDVNLIHWLGANSFRTSHYPYAEEMYDLCDREGIVIIDETTAVGLNMGGNGNPYACGTGEHHEQVIKDLIKRDKNHPCVVMWSLGNEPDLEHYPQEAYDYWHPLYELAHREDPQDRPVTLVCCQNDYTKDITTRTMDVVCLNRYYGWYNLGGDLDAACNGWNMELDFWAEQEKPVMLTEYGADAVAGIHQMVPGMFSEEYQDQYYERINCENDKRPFFIGEQIWNFADFVTVQGPMRVGGNRKGIFTRDRTPKLAAHGLRRRWNGIPNFGYK; encoded by the coding sequence ATGTTAAGCGTGAGACAGAATGAAAGCCGCATGGCCGTTGAACTGGGAGGAATATGGAATTTTAAGCTGGACCAGGAGACTTCTGCGGCACGGGCCCCCATGCCTGGACTCTTAAGAGACGGGGAGCCTGTGGCGGTGCCGGCCAGCTACAATGACCAGAAGGATGTAATGGAATACAGGGACCATTATGGGTGGGCCTATTATCAGAGGACGCTTACCGTGCCCATTCTGCTTAAGGGGCAGAGACTGTGGCTGCGGTTCGGCGCGGTGGCCCACAGTGCCATGGTGTGGCTGGGGGATACCCTGCTCTGTACCCATAAGGGCGGATTTCTGCCCTTTGAGGCAGAGATAACGGATTTGGCAGAGCCTGGAAGCAGCCTGCTTCTCACCGTTGCAGTGGATAACCGGCTGGACCATTCCACCCTGCCTGCCGGAAATGACCCCACAGAGACAGCGTTTTTCGGTTCTGACAATGCGGGCATTCCAAGCGTGGAGCAGGCCAAGCGGGAGCAGAAGCTGCAGAACCGCCCAAACTTTGACTTTTTCAACTATGCAGGTATTTTCAGACCCGTGTATCTCTACACCACGCCCCGGCAGTTCATTAAAGACATTACTCTGGTGCCTGATCTGGAAGGAAACGTGGAATATGAGATAGAGACAGAGGGACAGGGAGATGTGGAAGTTCAGGTCCTTGACCGGGAGGGGAATGTGGCCGCCCGCTCCCGGGGAAGTAAAGGAACCATGACCATCCGGGAGCCACGCCTGTGGGAGCCATGGCCGGGAACACCCTACCTGTATACTGCCCGCGTCACACTGACAGGGGAAGATGGAGCGGATATGTATGAACAGCCCTTTGGCCTGCGCACTGCGGAGGTAAAGGGAAAACAGTTCCTGCTCAACGGAAAGCCTTTTTATTTCAAGGGATTCGGAAAACATGAGGACTCTTTTTTCCGGGGGAGGGGATTGGACCTCTGTCTGAATGTAAAGGACGTGAACCTGATTCACTGGCTGGGGGCCAATTCCTTCCGCACCAGCCATTACCCATATGCGGAGGAGATGTACGACCTGTGCGACCGTGAGGGAATCGTGATAATTGACGAGACAACTGCGGTGGGGCTGAACATGGGCGGAAATGGAAATCCCTATGCCTGCGGCACCGGGGAACACCATGAGCAGGTTATAAAGGACTTGATTAAGAGGGACAAGAACCATCCCTGCGTGGTGATGTGGAGCCTGGGAAATGAGCCGGATCTGGAGCACTATCCCCAGGAGGCATATGACTACTGGCATCCCCTCTATGAGCTGGCCCACAGAGAGGACCCCCAGGACCGTCCTGTGACGCTGGTGTGCTGCCAGAATGACTACACAAAGGATATCACCACCAGGACCATGGACGTGGTATGCCTGAACCGCTACTATGGCTGGTATAACCTGGGCGGCGACCTGGATGCTGCCTGTAATGGATGGAACATGGAACTGGATTTCTGGGCGGAACAGGAAAAGCCTGTTATGCTGACGGAATACGGGGCCGACGCAGTGGCGGGCATCCATCAGATGGTGCCGGGAATGTTCAGTGAGGAATACCAGGACCAGTACTATGAGCGGATTAACTGTGAGAATGATAAACGTCCCTTCTTCATAGGAGAACAGATATGGAATTTCGCTGACTTTGTAACGGTACAAGGGCCCATGCGTGTGGGCGGCAACCGCAAGGGAATCTTTACCAGGGATCGTACTCCCAAGCTGGCAGCCCATGGCCTCAGGCGCAGGTGGAATGGGATTCCGAATTTTGGATATAAATAA
- a CDS encoding AAA family ATPase has product MKLRIRNVAKIEEADLELNGITIIAGNNNTGKSTIGKIVFSLFNSLVNLEEKIVKQKRDLIYQVLKRKMEDISMQSDGYFGSASRFHNRMIRYAEELAILDSEEEKQQILKEFAGMLKDKKTNEDETLEDINGEIDRIRHLPIERLTKSVVSAYFNRIFYSEINNIYQPSASAAIDAVIGNKTISIIFSNNNCTELRQQVNILNEAVYLDNPFVLDSLNTILIRTDETERNTIKKLQRKSDVVEDIVQLELIEDKVQEVLQKINQISSGTLLMDESHSYYYKEREIGERLNINNLSTGLKSFVIIKTLLENGSLKQKDVLILDEPEIHLHPDWQLRYAEIIVLLQKVFELTIILTTHSPHFVEALQYYAEKYERDDKCTYYLSEISESGCRFKNVTEDPAEMLSQLVDASIALDKLKFQMEDTKDE; this is encoded by the coding sequence ATGAAATTAAGAATTAGGAATGTTGCCAAAATAGAAGAAGCGGACCTGGAGTTAAATGGAATCACTATCATTGCGGGTAATAATAATACAGGAAAAAGTACGATTGGCAAGATTGTATTTTCGTTGTTTAATTCATTGGTAAACTTAGAAGAAAAAATCGTAAAGCAGAAACGGGATTTAATATATCAGGTATTGAAGAGAAAAATGGAAGATATATCAATGCAGAGTGACGGGTATTTTGGTTCGGCTTCCAGATTTCATAACCGGATGATACGCTATGCGGAAGAACTTGCCATACTGGATTCGGAGGAAGAAAAGCAACAAATCCTCAAAGAATTTGCTGGTATGTTAAAAGATAAAAAAACAAATGAAGATGAAACTTTAGAGGACATTAACGGTGAAATTGACAGGATCAGACATTTGCCGATAGAGAGATTGACAAAATCGGTAGTGTCAGCTTATTTCAATCGTATTTTTTATTCGGAGATAAATAATATTTATCAGCCATCAGCCAGTGCTGCGATTGATGCGGTAATTGGCAATAAGACTATTTCGATTATATTTTCAAATAACAATTGTACTGAGTTGCGGCAGCAAGTGAATATATTGAACGAGGCAGTCTATCTGGATAATCCTTTTGTACTGGATTCTTTGAATACTATTCTGATTAGAACGGATGAAACGGAAAGGAATACAATTAAAAAACTGCAAAGAAAGTCTGATGTGGTTGAGGATATTGTACAGCTGGAGCTGATTGAAGATAAAGTACAGGAGGTACTGCAGAAAATCAACCAGATATCATCGGGAACCCTTTTAATGGATGAGAGCCATTCCTATTATTATAAGGAGCGTGAAATTGGTGAGAGGTTGAATATAAATAACCTGTCCACAGGGTTGAAATCGTTTGTAATAATAAAAACCTTATTGGAAAATGGAAGCCTGAAACAGAAGGATGTACTTATTTTAGATGAGCCGGAAATTCATTTACATCCGGATTGGCAGCTTCGTTATGCGGAGATTATCGTACTTTTGCAGAAAGTATTTGAGCTTACCATAATACTTACAACCCATAGTCCGCATTTTGTGGAGGCATTGCAGTATTATGCTGAGAAGTATGAAAGGGACGATAAGTGTACCTACTATTTGTCTGAAATATCTGAATCGGGGTGTAGATTTAAGAATGTGACAGAGGACCCAGCCGAGATGCTTTCTCAACTAGTAGACGCCAGTATTGCACTTGATAAATTGAAATTTCAGATGGAAGATACAAAGGATGAGTAA
- a CDS encoding AraC family transcriptional regulator: MNQELIQSLSVITEEEQKILGGSSDIDRTLYMDRGDMVIDSDKLLEAGQLITIRPHTRFVHFPEHTHNYVEVIYMCRGETTHVVDGRELKLKEGELLFLNQHAVQEIQSAGLEDISVNFIILPEFFDTAFRMMGEEENLLRDFIVGCLCDDTRYGRYLHFQIADVLPVQNLVENLVWSLMHEREGMQAMNQTTMGLLLRHLMHYTGRIRVNRDSGQSFEQQLTLQVLRYIDEHYREGSLTELAALTGYDVYWLSRAINRLLGRNYKELLQIKRLNQAAFLLHNTRMPVADVSFAVGYDNTSYFYRIFRTYYGMSPREYRKTG; the protein is encoded by the coding sequence ATGAACCAGGAGCTGATTCAAAGCCTAAGTGTCATTACGGAAGAAGAACAGAAGATACTGGGAGGCAGTTCGGATATTGACAGAACCCTGTATATGGACCGCGGGGACATGGTCATTGACAGCGATAAGCTGCTGGAGGCCGGACAGCTTATTACCATCCGTCCCCATACCCGTTTCGTTCATTTTCCGGAGCACACCCACAACTATGTGGAGGTAATCTACATGTGCAGGGGGGAGACCACCCATGTGGTGGACGGCAGGGAGCTGAAGCTTAAGGAAGGGGAGCTGCTGTTTTTAAACCAGCACGCGGTCCAGGAAATCCAGTCTGCCGGGCTGGAGGACATTTCGGTGAACTTCATCATTCTTCCTGAATTCTTTGACACGGCCTTCCGTATGATGGGGGAGGAGGAGAACCTGCTGCGGGATTTTATTGTGGGATGTCTCTGTGATGATACCAGGTATGGACGCTATCTTCATTTCCAGATAGCGGATGTGCTGCCGGTCCAGAACCTGGTGGAGAACCTGGTGTGGTCCCTTATGCATGAGCGGGAGGGAATGCAGGCCATGAACCAGACCACCATGGGCCTGCTGCTGCGCCATCTCATGCATTATACGGGACGGATCCGGGTAAACCGCGACAGCGGACAATCCTTTGAGCAGCAGCTCACCCTGCAGGTGCTGCGTTACATAGACGAGCATTACCGGGAGGGCAGCCTGACAGAGCTGGCAGCCCTGACGGGATATGACGTGTACTGGCTCAGCCGGGCCATAAACCGCCTGCTGGGCCGCAATTACAAGGAACTGCTGCAGATTAAGCGGCTGAACCAGGCCGCTTTTCTCCTGCACAATACGCGTATGCCGGTGGCGGATGTGAGCTTTGCTGTGGGGTATGACAATACCAGCTACTTTTACAGGATATTCAGGACCTATTACGGTATGTCGCCCAGGGAGTACAGAAAGACAGGATAG